The genomic region TTGTGCTGTATTTAAACCGCCCACTACAATGTCTGTTCATGTCCTCTTTTGGATTGTTGTGGTTGTATTTAACAGTCTTCCCGTAAACATATGGCTTACATAAACTTTGAGACCGATGCTTCTGTCACTAAGGACACTAGTTAAACCACTGCTAACAATGAGACTTTTCTGCATCTTGTTAATAAACAAGTTCATCCCAGTTTTCTCATTCAATAACACATAAACCAATACGTACACCAGCAACACCATTTATAATCAAGTCAGATgtcaaaataagtttaaatatgtGTATAACACATTACCAGTCCATATATtaagatgtgtgtgtgtgtgcgtaatTAGGAGTGCGTCTTCGAAGATTTCACGCTCAAGCGGAAAGTCTTTGAAGAGGCAGAACGGTATGCGCCTGATGACGTCATGTTAGCCAGTTCCACGGGAAACATCTTCGCGTCTCGCCTGTCAGAAGGTCTTGGCAAGAAAACAAGAATCATCGTTGCTCATCCGGTAATGAGAACATTGTGATAATGGATAAATTGGACGATACCCTATCCGATTAACAAAAATACCATGCAATTACTAAATCATTAAATTAACGGTAATCGTAAATAACCTCTTTTCGGGCGTTAAACGGTAGAGTTTGTATTCTTTTGTATTGCTAAGTGTACGCAACTACAGCGTTAAGagtaatttgttttatattttatgaaagcTTAACCCGCCGCATCTGGTGCCGCTGGTGGAAATCATTCCGGCTCCATGGACGGACGATGACGTCATTTCCGGCGCCCGGCGCTTATTACAGTCCGTCGGTCAGGAGCCAATCGTGGCGAAGAAAGAGACGGCTGGGTTCATCATCTGTCGCATACAGCACGCAATCACGGCCGAGTGCTTCAAGCTTATACGGGTATCCAAACAATAAATATGTCTGCCTTACGTTATGCTAGCCTAGAGCCTAGTAACAAAGGGTGACACATGGGGTCAGAAAGAGAGTGGCAAACGTGATGCAAGACTTTCTGCATCCGTTTGGGAGAATAACCGGTATTATTTGTGGATATCTCTTGAACATCAATTTAACACAACCTGGACAGGAAACCAAGTTTCAAATTGGAAGGCGGAAGTCAGGATACACTGAGCAGTTTGAATGAATGTTTTATCAATAATGTATACAttacaatataataaaacaaacctgcgctaaaacattatttaaaacttacttgcAGGATGAGGTGGTCAGTGTAGCTGACCTTGACAAGCTGATGCCTCACGGACTGGGTCTGCGTTACGCCTTCCTCGGTGCCCTGGAGACCTCGTACCTGAACGCCAACGGTAAGTGGCGTCCCGACGTGTTGGGTGTTTTAGTTACGCTTTGATTCGTGTCATTGCCATTATTTGAATCGGTAAATTAATGCGTATCGTTATCGTAGCTGCGTATGGATGGGTGTCGGTTTTTATTTGCACGATGGTGCGGTCCGTTATCGTAGAGGCGCACAGATGTGAGTGATAATTGAAGTTGCGCATTGGACACTGTCGGTATCATCGTACATAACTGATGTATGTGTAAGGATATCGTTGTGGTGCATTGATGCATATCGGTATCGTAGTGGCGCAGTGATGCATATAGTATGACGCCTTGATAAATGTATGTATGGAAGTGGCGCTTTGATGTATTTGGGTATTGTAATTGCGCCATGAAGAATGTGGGTATAGTATTTACGCCTTAATGCGTGTGGGTGTCGTAGTTGCGCCTTGATGTATATGGGTATCGTAGTGGTGCCTTGATGTATGTGGGTATCGTAGTGGTGCCTTGATGTATATGGGTATCGTAGTGGTGCCTTGATGTATATGGGTATCGTAGTGGTGCCTTGATGTATATGGGTATCGTAGTGGTGCCTTGATGTATATGGGTATCGTAGTGGTGCCTTGATGTATATGGGTATCGTAGTGGTGCCTTGATGTATATGGGTATCGTAGTGGTGCCTTGATGTATGTGGGTATCGTAGTGGTGCCTTGATGTATGTGGGTATCGTAGTGGTGCCTTGATGTATATGGGTATCGTAGTGGTGCCTTGATGTATATGGGTATCGTACTGGTGCCTTGATGTATATGGGTATCGTAGTGGTGCCTTGATGTATGTGGGTATCGTAGTGGTGCCTTGATGTATATGGGTATCGTAGTGGTGCCTTGATGTATATGGGTATCGTAGTGGTGCCTTGATGTATGTGGGTATCGTAGTGGTGCCTTGATGTATGTGGGTATCGTAGTGGTGCCTTGATGTATGTGGGTATCGTAGTGGTGCCTTGATGTATATGGGTATCGTAGTGGTGCCTTGATGTATGTGGGTATCGTAGTGGTGCCTTGATGTATATGGGTATCGTAGTGGTGCCTTGATGTATATGGGTATCGTAGTGGTGCCTTGATGTATATGGGTATCGTAGTGGTGCCTTGATGTATATGGGTATCGTAGTGGTGCCTTGATGTATATGGGTATCGTAGTGGTGCCTTGATGTATATGGGTATCGTAGTGGTGCCTTGATGTATATGGGTATCGTAGTGGTGCCTTGATGTATGTGGTATCGTAGTGGTGCCTTGATGTATGTGGGTATCGTAGTGGTGCCTTGATGTATGTGGGTATCGTAGTGGTGCCTTGATGTATGTGGGTATCGTAGTGGTGCCTTGATGTATGTGGGTATCGTAGTGGTGCCTTGATGTATATGGGTATCGTAGTGGTGCCTTGATGTATATGGGTATCGTAGTGGTGCCTTGATGTATATGGGTATCGTAGTGGCTGCCTTGATGTATATGGGTATCGTAGTGGTGCCTTGATGTATATGGGTATCGTAGCTGGTGCCTTGATGTATATGGGTATCGTAGTGGTGCCTTGATGTATATGGGTATCGTAGTGGTGCCTTGATGTATATGGGTATCGTAGTGGTGCCTTGATGTATATGGGTATCGTAGTGGTGCCTTGATGTATATGGGTATCGTAGTGGTGCCTTGATGTATATGGGTATCGTAGTGGTGCCTTGATGTATATGGGTATCGTAGTGGTGCCTTGATGTATATGGGTATCGTAGTGGTGCCTTGATGTATGTGGGTATCGTAGTGGTGCCTTGATGTATATGGGTATCGTAGTGGTGCCTTGATGTATGTGGGTATCGTAGTGGTGCCTTGATGTATGTGGGTATCGTAGTGGTGCCTTGATGTATATGGGTATCGTAGTGGTGCCTTGATGTATGTGGGTATCGTAGTGGTGCCTTGATGTATATGGGTATCGTAGTGGTGCCTTGATGTATATGGGTATCGTAGTGGTGCCTTGATGTATATGGGTATCGTAGTGGTGCCTTGATGTATGTGGGTATCGTAGTGGTGCCTTGATGTATATGGGTATCGTAGTGGTGCCTTGATGTATATGGGTATCGTAGTGGTGCCTTGATGTATATGGGTATCGTAGTGGTGCCTTGATGTATGTGGGTATCGTAGTGGTGCCTTGATGTATATGGGTATCGTAGTGGCGCCTTGATGTATATGGGTATCGTAGTGGTGCCTTGATGTATATGGGTATCGTAGTGGCGCCTTGATGTATATGGGTATCGTAGTGGTGCCTTGATGTATATGGGTATCGTAGTTGCGCCTTGATGTATATGGGTATCGTAGTGGTGCCTTGATGTATGTGGGTATCGTAGTGGTGCCTTGATGTATGTGGGTATCGTAGTGGTGCCTTGATGTATATGGGTATCGTAGTGGCGCCTTGATGTATATGGGTATCGTAGTGGTGCCTTGATGTATGTGGGTATCGTAGTGGTGCCTTGATGTATGTGGGTATCGTAGTGGCGCCTTGATGTATATGGGTATCGTAGTGGTGCCTTGATGTATGTGGGTATCGTAGTGGTGCCTTGATGTATATGGGTATCGTAGTGGTGCCTTGATGTATATGGGTATCGTAGTGGTGCCTTGATGTATATGGGTATCGTAGTGGTGCCGTATGTGGGTATCGTAGTGGTGCCTTGATGTATATGGGTATCGTAGTGGTGCCTTGATGTATATGGGTATCGTACTGGTGCCTTGATGTATATGGGTATCGTAGTGGTGCCTTGATGTATATGGGTATCGTAGTGGTGCCTTGATGTATGTGGGTATCGTAGTGGTGCCTTGATGTATATGGGTATCGTAGTGGTGCCTTGATGTATATGGGTATCGTAGTGGTGCCTTGATGTATGTGGGTATCGTAGTGGTGCCTTGATGTATATGGGTATCGTAGTGGTGCCTTGATGTATATGGGTATCGTAGTGGCGCCGTATGTGGGTATCGTAGTGGTGCCTTGATGTATATGGGTATCGTAGTGGTGCCTTGATGTATGTGGGTATCGTAGTGGTGCCTTGATGTATGTGGGTATCGTAGTGGTGCCTTGATGTATGTGGGTATCGTACTGGTGCCTTGATGTATATGGGTATCGTAGTGGTGCCTTGATGTATGTGGGTATCGTAGTGGTGCCTTGATGTATGTGGGTATCGTAGTGGTGCCTTGATGTATATGGGTATCGTAGTGGCGCCTTGATGTATATGGGTATCGTAGTGGTGCCTTGATGTATATGGGTATCGTAGTTGCGCCTTGATGTATATGGGTATCGTAGTGGTGCCTTGATGTATGTGGGTATTGTAATTGCGCCTTGAATATGTGGCTATCGTAGTTGTTCTTTGATGTGCTTGGTATCGTACTTACAACCCCCTCCCTCGATATATGTGGGTATCGTAGTGGCAACATGTTATGTGTGTATATTGTAGTGGCGCCTTGATGTAGGTTGATGTCATAGTGGCGTATTGATGTATGTGGGTATTGTTGTGTCTCCTTGATGATGTATGTTGGTGACGCATTGATATATGTTGGTTGAGTAGTGGCGCCTCGAGGGTATTGTTGTGGCGCATTGCTGTGCGTATCAAAGTGGCGCCTTAATGTGGGTATCGTAGTGACTCATTGATGTTTGTGGGTATCGTAATGACGCCTTGATGTATGTGGTTATCGTAGTGACGCCTAGATGTTTGCGGTTATTGTTTTGACGCCTTGATGTGTGTGGGTATCGTAGTGACGCCTAAATGTACGTGGGTGTCGTAGTGGGGCATTGATGTATTTGATGTATTAGGATAtctaaatattctattatattagtTGAGGCgttattgaattttatatttGTAGGCCTTAAGCATTTCTGCTCATTGTATGGGGACTCAATCTATGAACTACAAAATCAGTCCGGACCGCCAATCAAGCTAGAAGGCGCAACGCTGGATATCATTCAGCAGCAAATTGAGGAACGAATCCCATTGGATAAAATCGAAGAGCGCAGAAAATGGCGTGATGAACGCTTGGCGGAACTTTTCaaattgaaacataaataaatgttttcattttcatgCAGCGCACAGGTACAACAAGCATATGCATATTACaacttacaaaataaaaaatttgttaATGTTTACTTACAAGATGTTGCATGCATGTTCTTGTACAGACTTTCACAGTCACTCTTTCTATCAGAGTCACTCAAATAACAGTTTTCATGTGAAACTAAAAAAATTCTGAACAGAGAACTCCATTACAGCGTCAAGAAAAAGGTGTATTTCAAATATACACCAGGCAATTGAAGTTTGATAAAGGCCATCATCAGAAGCTTTAGCTAAATATCAGCAGTCGAACAGCGGTATAACAATCTGAAAAAGATGTACGTCTGAATTTATGTTAACATCTATCGACTTGAATGAGATCCAGTAGGTgcaaattgtatacattttgtcGAACAAGAGAACGGCTCCATGTTTTCAAGATTTGCTAAATCCATGTTTATTCactctttaaataaaaaacaaaaatgtctACCGATGCTCATGTATATGCTGACAAACTGTGAGGCAAACCAACAAGCAAAATGTTTTCCTACCTCATGTCGTATGGGTACATATTATGGGGAAATTTCAACTGTGTAAATAACGCATTGTAAGAACATAAGTTCTGTGTAAACCTTTTTGTCGAATAACGTCGCAAATACAAAACGCGTTCGTTTAAAAAGAACGATTAGAAGATTTGAATAGAAACCTTCCTAGTAGCCGACTGCTTTTTATTTTTGCGTTTACGACTTCGTACGATTGTTTCTACTGGTAGTTAATACATTTCCTTGTATAGTTTCTTGCTAAAATCCAATTGGTATTTACATGTCAATACGTATAAAATGGAAATTTATTCATGACATTGTGATTGCTGTGTAAATGTAACCCAATACTCTAAACTGATATCTACATATCAGTTTTCAAACAAAGTTTTGAGGTTTTTACCTATCGTAAGTTCAGTTGACaacttaacattttcattccaaTCTGCGAATACTGAAATTAAACAACATTTATCGATAACAAGTATTATCATTCTTGTGattttttttggttttattagtaaaaaaatcattaacaCTCATACAATTAATGAAGCGGTAAACGTTCAGTAATgttcattatgtacacatatGGATTGGATAAATAACAAATGAAAGAAGGTGAATTAATGGAAAACAAGATTTTTTTGGTCTGTGCAACGTTGAAATATGCGCATATGTAGCTACTTACCGGTAAATTATGAACCCGCTTAGTTTTAATAATACGCAGACATTTGTTGATATAACGGGTGGCCATTTAGGTCAAGTGGCCGTTTAAATGaccatgtttaattaaaaaactgtcaAATCAAAAGAACAACCTGAATGAACTTTGTTCAAAATAAACCAGGTTAtcaaaaacaaatcaaacaaatttaattttGTTCCCGAGTTTCCGAGGATTAAACAATCCAAACACTTAATTACCATGACACAGCCTACCGCTTACTAAATCTTAAAGATACGATGAATCgcatttttaaattgattttcattTATACAAATTACATGTTCACTCAAGCTACTGAAACAGTATTTCAATGCAACAAGTTTTTGCTAAAGAGCAGCAAAAATGCAGCATTGATATATTGTTGACGatgcgtttttttatttacaataattaaagaaCGTGCAACAAGAGCTTTAAAAAATTAGCTATCTTAGATGTTTGTAATGTAGGCCTCGGAGAGACTGTTTCATTACACATCTAAATGTTAAGCTCTTTGTCTACATGAAATCACTGGCATATCAACGCAAACCTTTGAAAAGGACGTACATGACGAGAAGTGGCATACAATTATAATCTGTCAAAATACAGATTTAAGTTGTTTCATCTGGTTCTCGTAATCATTTTTTAAGTGaagactttgttttatttaaatctcAAGTGAAAATCATATGTAGTAAAACCTTTGGAACTAAATTATTCgaatatgaaaataatacatacatacattaatcCTAACGTAATACACATGCTGGTAAAGATAAATGTTGCACTTGATATGTGATGTTATATTCCAAGTTTCAATTCATATATATGTTCTTTCTTTTAAACTAGCTTCACctttacaatataaaaaagtgaaacttgGTGCTAAAGAGGAATTACTCGACCAAAACAGAGAGTTGGAGAACAGATGGTTTATAGACCTGAGGGAGCAGTAGATGACATAGTTATGTCATAATTACTTACTTCGAAGACGGCGCATTTTGAATTTTTAACAGGAATAATCATCACTTTTACATTTCAAAAGTGAGCGATCACCAATTTTATTGGCGTATGAAGttaccctggggtgacttcaagccgaccgggtgaatAGAAGTCGCCCCAGGGGCAAGTTGGAAGCATATGACTTATATGTTGGTAGCCAATTATTCACGGCCTACACAagtcatttaaatgtatttggtGCAGTCAATGAAACACACAAGGCCTTTTGTAAAGGATTGTTCGTAAAGTTTATTGCTGACATAATAAAAATAGGACAGAGTTGTATAAGAtaagatattaataaaacaaatgcaaGTAATACATATAAATCACAGACTTAAGATTATATCACAGAAATACTCTTCATTGCGCATTTTAGATGTGCAACAATTAAGACAATTAATACAAATCATACAGTGTTTCAAACACATAGACATCACATACCACACAATAAAATGAAGTACATTTGCATAAGTCCAAATTTGGTAAGGTTAAACTGAGTTTGAAAGTTTGTGTGTGGTATGTGAATAATCTTCCAAAATAACTTTATAAGTAAACAAGTATGTTTGGTAGTAGACAACTGCATGTTAAGATTATGTCTACCAAGGCAGTCCATACAAGTCCATGCAGGATTGTGTCATATAAAATAAACGCAAGATTGCGTCATATTAAATCCATGCAAGATTGCGTTATATTTGTTCATTGGTCATGTTTACAAGTGCAATTGTTtagttatttatttgttgtagTAGAGATTCACATTAAAAGACATTGTAAATATTACTACATATGCCACAAAAAAGACAATCAGTATGATCCTTTTGCATTACAGAAGCAAGAAGatcatacaattcaaaacaatgtCATGCGGATTAAACCTAATTGTACTGTTATTTTATAAGAATATTATTATCACAGAAAATTCATTATCCCTAACTGAATTGCAGTAGAGAGTAAGTCATATATTACACACAAAAGATACAGATCGAAAAAGGTCTAATATATGAAGTCACGGGTTCGAATGGGTGCCGGACTAACTTTCACCATCCCTTTCAGAGAGGGCACTGGACTCGGCACCGGACTCGGCGAGGGAAGGTGTGGGCTCACTGAGCGAGGCATAGGGCTGGTGATGTAGTCACCGTGGTACAGGTCCCTTCCCACAGGTGGCAGGGGACTACCACCGTCAGAGGGAGAGGATCCATGCAGCATGGGGGAGCCCGAACCTCGCGATGGACTGGGGCTTCTACGTCGGCTCACAGCAGAGTGTTCGCGTGGATCCAGATAGAGGGCCGATCCATTAGCGGATGGTGGTGGAGACAAGGTGGCCATGTAACCATGAAATCCTTGGAACGCCGTCTTGGCTGGCATCGGTTGCTCAGGGCCAGGCATGTTCAATGAGAATGCTGAGAGAGGGCGTTGATCACTTGTCAGCGGGGTCAGATTGGTGGCTGAGGGTGGTGTCCCCTTGCTGAAGTCCATGCTGGTGAATGTGTCGTCCTTGAACAGTGTGTTTTCCTCTGGCTTCCCGCTTGGGTACAGCGTGCCTTTGAAAACGTCTGAAACAAAAGAAAAGGTGGAGGCTTAATGGTTATACATGAGATCTTTCGGGATGCAAATATAACAATTTCCAACATAATAGTAATCTATTGGGATgcaaatataacattttcaaaataattctaaagaatatttttacatacatttgtGCAATACTAAACAATTCCAAAGTCTG from Dreissena polymorpha isolate Duluth1 chromosome 5, UMN_Dpol_1.0, whole genome shotgun sequence harbors:
- the LOC127831939 gene encoding lambda-crystallin-like isoform X1 — encoded protein: METVGIIGCGLVGQSWAIVFSTAGHPVRIYDNDPGKLLSGTQAILTKMVELETKGALRGTVKADKAFGLIKPAYSIQECVREAAYVQECVFEDFTLKRKVFEEAERYAPDDVMLASSTGNIFASRLSEGLGKKTRIIVAHPLNPPHLVPLVEIIPAPWTDDDVISGARRLLQSVGQEPIVAKKETAGFIICRIQHAITAECFKLIRDEVVSVADLDKLMPHGLGLRYAFLGALETSYLNANGLKHFCSLYGDSIYELQNQSGPPIKLEGATLDIIQQQIEERIPLDKIEERRKWRDERLAELFKLKHK
- the LOC127831939 gene encoding lambda-crystallin-like isoform X2; amino-acid sequence: METVGIIGCGLVGQSWAIVFSTAGHPVRIYDNDPGKLLSGTQAILTKMVELETKGALRGTVKADKAFGLIKPAYSIQECVREAAYVQLNPPHLVPLVEIIPAPWTDDDVISGARRLLQSVGQEPIVAKKETAGFIICRIQHAITAECFKLIRDEVVSVADLDKLMPHGLGLRYAFLGALETSYLNANGLKHFCSLYGDSIYELQNQSGPPIKLEGATLDIIQQQIEERIPLDKIEERRKWRDERLAELFKLKHK